AAATTTCCGAACGCGGAAAGCCACTTTCGCCAAATGGGCCACTTTTCATCAACAGAGCCGCCGGGGACGTACCGCGACCCGAGCACAACGTCGTTGGATTCGAGCATTCGAGCCATGTCGGAAAGCATGACGGGGTCATGTGAAAAATCCGCATCCATTTGGACGATTGCCTGCGCGTCGCTATCGAATATCTTCTGAAACCCATTCAGGTACGCAGAGCGCAAACCCATCTTACCGGGACGGTGCAGGACTTCAATCTTGCCGTAATGTTTCCTGGAAAGTTCCTCTGCCAGTTTGCCTGTTCCATCCGGGCTGTTGTCGTCCACGACGAGCAGGCGCAGGTCGAGCGGAAGCGAAAATAAAGCGGAGACCAGTCTGGAAAGGTTCTCCGCTTCGTTATACGTCGGAATGACAATTGTGACTCTCAATTCCTGCTCCCGTCATGACGCATTCATAAGCACCGTTTTAAATTGAGCCGCGTCAGGCTTGTAGTTCTTCAACGAGGCGAACTCGACCAGTTTCGCACCAAGCCGGTCGGGCTGTTTCGCTGCCTGCTCACGGTCTTTGAGAGGATAAAAATATTCCACAGATTGTTCCAGTCGTGATCTCAGCTTATCACGCAACACAGGCAAATTCGACGGCTGAACAACCAGAAGCAGTTCGGTTGTGCTCAGGTGGCCGAGAAAATCATCGGAACGGCTGAATTCACGCAGTGTGTTGACGATCATCAGGCTGATCGCCCTCAATACATCGTCGGATGCGACAAATCCGTAGGCTTCACGAAACGCGCCCATATTTTGAATGGAAATATACAACAACGCAGATCCGTCCTTCCCCAGGACCTCAGATAATTTCTCATCAACCAGCGCGCCTTCCGGCAAACCCGTGACCGGGTTGGTCAACGAGCCCTGATAGACCCGCTTGAGCGCATTCCTCACGCGCAGGCGCAATTCCTGCACGTCGAACGGTTTGGTAATGTAATCGTCGGCGCCGATCTCCAATCCCTGAAGACGGTCACTGCGTTCGCGTTTCTCGGTAAGGAAGATGATCGGGATGTTGGAGGTGCGCCGGTCGTTGCGCAACCGGTGGGCAACCTCATATCCGTCAATATCAGGCAGACGAATATCGAGAATCACCAGCTCCGGGTTCACCTGCAATGCAGAACGGACGCCATCCTCACCCCAGTTCACAGTGAATACCTCGTATTCCTGCGAACGGAAATACGCCGTCAGCATTTCAGCCACATCAGGGTCGTCTTCTACAATGAGGATCTTCTGCTTCGTATCCGACATGCCGGGGGCCCGTTAGCTAGGAAATCGGTTCTTTTTGGATGATGAACTCGCAGACCGGGTCGCCCATCGCCACACATTTGGATTCATTGACGCGGAATTCATTCCCGCCGGAAACCCATTTCAGGCTTTCCTGAAGCAGCCCGGTGGAGATGAAGCAGACAGGCTTGTCGACGCCGGTGCGTCCCCAGCAGCACGGGCATTTATGGATGGTCCAGATCCACTCGGTATCCTTTTCTTCGACGGATGTTTGCTGATCGCTGAGCTGGGTAAAGATCTTGGCAAAGGCGGGCAGACCGATCCTTAACTTGGACTGAAGGGGGAGGACGACAAAAGCCAGATCGGCCGCTCCAGCCAGAGCGCCGAAGTTCCGAAGCGCGTCTGCAAAGGTGGCGCGCCCGGCTCGCAGGGCGAGGCCGCGTCCGCCGCGCGGACCGTACATTTCCTCCAATGCGGAACCGATGGCGGATAACTCGGTAAAATCGAAGCCTTTATCCAGGTTATCCGGGGGATAGTTTTCGATGTAATGACTCAGACCGCCAAGGTTGAGGATGGCATTCAAACCGTTCTTCCCCATCACTTCTTCA
This portion of the Anaerolineales bacterium genome encodes:
- a CDS encoding polyprenol monophosphomannose synthase, whose protein sequence is MRVTIVIPTYNEAENLSRLVSALFSLPLDLRLLVVDDNSPDGTGKLAEELSRKHYGKIEVLHRPGKMGLRSAYLNGFQKIFDSDAQAIVQMDADFSHDPVMLSDMARMLESNDVVLGSRYVPGGSVDEKWPIWRKWLSAFGNFYARTILGLPLHDVTTGYRMWRTETLKQIPFERIHSSGYIFLVEMIYLTHCLEFKIGESPIYFADRRFGKSKMSFKIQIEAAIRIWQVLWNYRDLRRAGKLARI
- a CDS encoding response regulator, which codes for MSDTKQKILIVEDDPDVAEMLTAYFRSQEYEVFTVNWGEDGVRSALQVNPELVILDIRLPDIDGYEVAHRLRNDRRTSNIPIIFLTEKRERSDRLQGLEIGADDYITKPFDVQELRLRVRNALKRVYQGSLTNPVTGLPEGALVDEKLSEVLGKDGSALLYISIQNMGAFREAYGFVASDDVLRAISLMIVNTLREFSRSDDFLGHLSTTELLLVVQPSNLPVLRDKLRSRLEQSVEYFYPLKDREQAAKQPDRLGAKLVEFASLKNYKPDAAQFKTVLMNAS
- a CDS encoding 4-vinyl reductase, with protein sequence MSPVQKSGLYYPNKFGLITIKSLEEVMGKNGLNAILNLGGLSHYIENYPPDNLDKGFDFTELSAIGSALEEMYGPRGGRGLALRAGRATFADALRNFGALAGAADLAFVVLPLQSKLRIGLPAFAKIFTQLSDQQTSVEEKDTEWIWTIHKCPCCWGRTGVDKPVCFISTGLLQESLKWVSGGNEFRVNESKCVAMGDPVCEFIIQKEPIS